CGACATCGCCTCGCTGCTGCGCGGCGGCGACCTGCTGCTGACCACGGGCATCGCGCTGCCCGACTCCGACGACGAGCTGCGCGCCTTCGCGACCAGCCTCAGCGAGGGGGACGTCGCCGGCCTGGTGATCGAGCTCGGGCGCCGCTGGCGCACCGTCCCCCCGACCCTGGTGGCCTCCTGCGACGCGCTCGGCCTGCCCCTGATCGCGCTCGTCCGCGAGGCACGGTTCGCGGCGGTCGTGCAGGCGGTCGGCGAGCGGATCGTGGACGAGCAGCTCGACGAGCTGCGCGAGGCGCAGCGGGTGCACGACACCTTCACCGAGCTGAGCATCGCGGAGGCCGGGCCGAGCGAGATCCTCGACGCCGCCCAGCGGCTGGCCGGCGTCGCGGTGGTGCTCGAGGGCGAGGACCACCGGGTGACCGACTACCGCTCGGGGCCCGACGCCATCGGCGGCTTCCTCAGCGACTGGGCCGAGCGCTCCCGGGAGGTCCGGCTCGAGGGACGCACGACCTGGGACCGCGGACAGGGCTGGCTGGTCACCCGCCTCGGGCGGCGCGAGCGGCGCTGGGGGCGGCTGGTCATCGCCTCCCCCACCGAGCCGCCGCAACGTCTCATCGCCGTCGCCGAACGCGCCGCCGCGGCACTGGCCCTGCACCGGCTGCACGAGCGCGACCGCGACAGCCAGGTGCGTCGTACCCACCACGAGCTGTTGCTCGGCCTGGTCAACGACCCGGCCAACGCCGAGATCCACCTGCGCTGCGAGCTGGCCGGACTCACCGTGAAGCGCCGCCAGCTGGTCGGCCTGACCATGCGCCCGGCCGCCGACGGCCCGGACCCCTCGCGGCCGGCGGCGCCGGTGCTGGACGAGCTGATCGCAGCGACCGTGCACGCCGCCCACGAGCTGAAGCTGCCGGTCCTGGCGACCCAGAGCGACGGGCGGGTCCGCGCCCTGCTGTCCCTGCCGGCCTCCGCGGACCCGGTGAAGGAGGTCGACGACCTCGCGACCCGGGTCGGACGGCGCCACCGGGCGGTCGTCGGCGCCGGGCGACCGGTCACCGGGCTCGCCGAGGCCGACCAGACCATCAAGGAGAGCGCGCACGTCGTCTCGTCGGTGCGCGCCCCCGACCCCGCCCGCCTGGTGCACCGGCTCGAGGACGTCCACCTGCGCGGCCTGCTCACCCTGATGGGCGACGACGACCGGTTGCACCTGTTCCGCGAGCGCGAGCTGCGCCAGCTGCGTGCGTACGACGCGCAGCACGGCTCGGGCCTGGTCGAGGCGGTCCGCGCCCTCGTCGAGCACCCGGCGAGCAAGTCCCTCGCCGCCGCCAGCCTCCACGTCTCGCGTGCGGTGTTCTACGACCGGCTGGCGAAGGTGGAGAAGGTGCTCGGCGCCGACCTCAACGACCCGGACATCCGGGTCTCCCTGCACGTCGCGCTGCTCGCGGAGGAGCTGGCGGAGGAGCTGACCGGTCCGGCCTGAGCCGGGACAGCGAGACAGATCGTCGCGAACTTTGACTTCATCCGACATTCTGTCGGAGAGCAGTGTGACCTGGCCCTCCTAGCCTCAGCGGAAACCTCCGGACTGAAGGGAGCGCCGCATGAGCGCAGGTCACGAGCTGAAAGCAGGGCTGTCCCAACGACAGCTCAACATGATCGCCATCGGTGGCGTGATCGGTGCCGGCCTCTTCATGGGGTCCGGTGCCGTCATCAAGGCCACCGGACCGGCGTCCTTCCTGACCTACGCACTCGCCGGGGCCCTGGTCGTCCTCATCATGCGCATGCTCGGCGAGATGGCCACCGCCAACCCCTCGACCGGGTCGTTCTCCGACTACGCACGCAACGCGCTCGGCGGTTGGGCGGGGTTCTCCGCCGGCTGGCTGTACTGGTACTTCTGGGTGGTCGTCGTGGGCTTCGAGGCCGTGGCCGGCGCCAAGATCATCCAGTACTGGGTACCGGACGCCCCGCTGTGGCTCGTGTCCCTCGTCCTGATGGTGGCCATGACCGCCACCAACCTGTTCTCCGTGTCCTCGTTCGGCGAGTTCGAGTTCTGGTTCGCGAGCATCAAGGTGGCCGTGATCGTCGGCTTCATGGTGATCGGCACCCTGTTCGTCCTCGGCCTGCTGCCGGGCTCCGAGGTGAGCTTCCACAACCTGAACGACCCTGACACCGGCGGCTTCTTCGCCACCGGACCGAGCGCCGTCACCGCCGGGGTCGTGATCGTGATCTTCTCGATGGTCGGCGCCGAGATCGCCACCATCGCCGCCGCCGAGACGCCCGACCCGCGCAAGTCGGTGGCGAAGGCGACCAACTCGGTCATCATGCGCATCGCCGTCTTCTTCATCGGCTCGATCTTCCTGCTGACCTGCATCCTGCCGTGGAACGAGTACGACGAGGACACCTCGCCGTACGTCCAGGCGCTCAGCGAGATCGGCATCCCGGGCGCCGCCGACCTGATGAACGCCGTCGCGCTCACCGCCGTGCTCTCGTGCCTCAACTCCGGCCTCTACACGGCATCGCGGATGGTCTTCGTGCTCGCCGCCCGCCGGGAGGCGCCCTCCGGCCTGCTCGTCGTCAGCCGGTCCGGCGTACCGCGCAACGCGATCCTCGCGTCCTCCTTCATCGGCTTCCTGTGCGTCATCGCCGCCGCGATCTCGCCGGAGACCGTCTTCCTGTTCCTGCTCAACTCCTCGGGCGCGATCATCCTGTTCGTCTACGGCCTGGTCGCCGTCTCGCAGTTCGTGCTGCGCCCGAGGACCGACCCGAGCAAGCTGCTCGTCAAGATGTGGGGCTATCCCTACCTGTCGATCGTCGCGATCGTCGGCATCGTCGCGGTGCTCGTCCAGATGGGCCTCAACGAGGAGGTCCGGATCCAGCTGCTGCTCAGCCTGCTCGCCTGGGCGGTCATCCTCGTCGCGTACTTCGCGGTGCGGGCGATGGGCGGCAGCACGCCCGCCGGCCCCGAGGACGTGCCGACCGGCCGGGCACGGCGCGTCCTCGTGCTCGCCAACGAGACCCTGTCCCACGACGAGCTCCGCACCGCACTCCACCGGGTCGACGAGGACGGCAGCGCCGAGTACTACGTCTGCGTGCCGGCCAACCCCATCGACACCGGGCAGGCGCTGACCAAGGGGGCGGTCTACGTGTGGGACGCCACGACCGAGGCGGCCCAGAGCCGGCTGGACGGCCTGCTCGCCACCCTCCACGCCGACGGCCACCGGGCCGAGGGTGCCCTCGGCGACTACCGCCCGCTGCGCGCCCTGGACGCGGCCGTGGCTGCGTTCGGTCCCGACCAGATCGTGATCTCGACGCTGCCGCTCGCGGAGTCCAACTGGCTGCGCTACGACGTCGTGGACCGGGCTCGCGAGAAGTACACGATCCCCGTCGAGCACGTCGAGGCCGGCTCGGCGCTGGCAGGCAGCTGATGAGCGTCCTCGTCGGCCTGCTGCCGGACGACAGGTTCCGTGCGCCGCTGCGGCTGGGCATCTCGATGGCGCTCTCGAGCGGTCTGCCGCTGCGACTGTGCACGATCGTGAGCGGGACCTCGAGCGGCCTCAACGCCGTCGACACCGAGTACCTCGACACCGTCGAGAAGTCCGCCGCCGCCGGCCTGGCCGAGATGGCCGGGCTGGTGGCGAGCGAGGTCGCCGTGACGACGGAGGTGCGCCGCGCCCGGTCGGTGTCCGCGGGACTGCTCGAGGCGGCGGCCGACGCCAGCTACCTGGTCGTCGGCTCCTCGCCCTCGGGCGTGCTCGGCCGGGTCGCGCTCGGCGGCATCGGCGACCGGCTGCTGCACGGCTCCAGCATCCCGGTCGGGCTCGCGCCGCGTGAGTACGCCGTCGACTCGCGGACCCGGATCAACCGGCTGACCGTCGCCTTCGGCGGCACCGCCTCCGCGGACCTCATCGCGGCGACCGCCGTGCGCGCCGCGGCCCTGGGTGCGGAGCTGCGGATCGCCAGCTTCAACGTCCATCCCGTGTCGCTCTTCGGGTCGATGATCGAGACCGGCCCCCAGTCACTGGTGGTCGAGAGGTGGGCGGCGGCGAAGCGGGTCGAGATCGACGCGGCCCTGCAGGCCGCCCGGTCGAGCGCCGCGACCGACGCCGAGGTGGTGGTCGGTCAGGGGAACAGCTGGGCGGAGGCGCTCTCGGGCGTCCCGTGGCGTGCGGGCGACGTCCTCGTCGTCGGCTCGGGTGCGGGTGGCCTGGCCGAGCGGGTCTTCATCGGCTCGCAGGCGTCCAAGGTGATCCGGCACTCGCCGGTGCCGGTCGTGTGCGTCCCCCGGCAGCTGGTACCGGCCCCTTCCTAGGATGGAGCCATGATCCCCAGCATCGAGATCGACGGCGTGCCCGACCCGCTCCCCGAGGGCCTGGTGGTGCTCGACGTCCGTGAGGACGACGAGTGGGCCGCCGGCCACATCGACGGGGCGGTCCACATCCCGCTGATGGAGCTGCCCGCCCGGCTGGGCGAGTTCGTCGAGCTCGAGGCGCCGCAGACCCTCGTGGTCTGCAAGGGCGGCGGCCGCTCTGCCCGCGCGGTGGCGTACCTGGCGCAGCAGGGGTACGACGTCGTCAACCTGGTCGACGGCATGCTCGGCTGGGAGCGCGCGGGCCGGGCGATGACCGCCGACGGCGACCAGCCGCCGTACGTCGTCTGACGGCCCACCGACGAGACGGCCCCGCTGACCTTCCGGTCAGCGGGGCCGTCGCCGTACGACACTCAGCGCGTCACTGCGAGGGCAGGTCGGAGAGCAGGCTCTCGAGGTCCGACGGCAGGTTCGACGGGAGGTCCGACAACAGGCTCTCGAGGTCCTCCGGCGACGTCGGGAGGTCCGAGGGGACGTCCGTCGGCAGGTCGGACGGCAGGTCGGACGGGAGGTCCGTCGAGTCGTCCGAGTCACCCGAGTCGGAGCCGGTCGAGCCGGAGCACGTCTCGGCCTCGTACTTCGTGTAGGCCTCGACCTTCTTCTGGTCGTCCTTGGGGATCAGCTCGTCCTCGAAGGCCTGCTGGTCCTTGGCCTCGAAGCCCTTCTTGACGGTGTCGCCGTCGAGGTCCTTGAGCGCGTCGACCTGGATCTCGAAGCCCTCGCGGGCGTCGTCCGGGATGCCCTTCGGGGTGCCGACCTTCTCGGCCTTCTCGGCCTGCTCCTTGAAGATCTCGGCGACCTTGTCGTAGTCCTTCTTCTCGAGCGCCTTGAGGAAGCCGGTGTCCTCGAGGGTGCTGTTGGCGGTGGCGCAGAACTCCTTGACGGACGCGTCGGTCGGCGCGCCGCCACCGCAGGCGGTGAGCGAGAGGGCGAGCAGGACGACGGCACCGGCGGAGGCCAGCGGGCGCTTCGTGAGCGTCATGTGTTTCCTTTCGTGGTGGCGGCGTCAGCCGCCGAACTGGTCCGCACAGGTCTTCTGCGCGTACTCGGTGAACTTGGTGACGTCCTTCTCGTCGTCCTTGGACACGCCAGGGATCGAGTCGTCGCCGTCCTTCGAGCCGAAGGACTTCTTCGCCTCGTCGTAGTCGAGACCGGTCACGGTGTCGACCATGACCTCGAAGCCGTTGCGCTCGGCGTCGGAGATCTTCTCCGGCGTACCGATGTCGCCGAGGTCGCCGTACGCCTTCTGGACCTTCTTCCACTCACTCTCGGTGGGCTCCTCGCCCTTGATCGTGGTGATGACCTTGAAGATGTCCTCGAACCCGCCGCAGAACTCCTTCTCCGACGCGTCGGTCGGGTAGTCGCTGCCACCGCAGGCGGTGAGGCTGAGGCCCAGCAGCACGGCAGCGCCGGCGGCAGCCAGCGGGCGCTTGATCGGGGTCATGTCGGTTCCTTTCCTTCAGGGAGTGGAGCACTCGGCACGCCCCGGGCGGGAGCGCGGCCGCGCGGGCAACCACGCGGTCACCCTGCCCCCACCGGTCTCAGACTATTCACAGGTAGGGCGAACAACAGGTTGCGGCCCCGTGACCGGCGTGGTGCGACAACCCCCTCAGCGGCCCCAGAGCGCGGCCGGCGGGACCTCGAGCAGCCCCTCCAGCGCCGCGATGTACGACGCCCTCGGGACCTCGCGCACGCCCAGGGTCACCAGGTGCCGGGTGGCCCACTGCACGTCGACCAGCCGGTTGCCGGCCGCACCGTCGTCGTCGGCACGCAGGCCCTCGACCAGACCGACCAGCGCGGCCTTCGACGCGTCGGTGACGTGGTGGAACATCGACTCTCCGGCGAACAGCCCACCGATCGCGACGCCGTACAGACCGCCGACCAGGCACCCGTCCTGCCAGGTCTCGACCGAGTGCGCCCACCCGAGGCGGTGCAGGTCGCCGTAGGCGCGGGCGATCCGGGCATCGATCCAGCCGTGCGGCCGGCGCGGGTCGGCGCACGCGGCGACCACCTCGTCGAAGGCGGTGTCGACGCGGATCTCGAAGTCACGCGCCGAGCGGCGCAGCGAGCGCGACACCTTCAGCTCGTCGAGCTGAAGGATCCCGCGGTAGGCCGGACTCCACCACCCGACCGCCCGGCCCTCGGGCATCGGGAACAGCCCGCTGCGGTACGCCGCGAGCAGGGTCCCCGGCGCGAGGTCGGCCCCGACCGCGACCAGGTCGCTGCCGTCGTGGGTGCCGTCGCCGTCGTCCTCGTCGTACTCGTCCGGATCGTCGAGCACCGGCAGCGCCGCCAGCTCCGCACGGGTCGGGAAGACCCAGGGGCTGGACTCGGGCTCGACGGGCACGAGCCGAGCGTAAGGGCTGCGACGTGCCCGGCGCTCCATCCGAATTGGTCGAGATCCGCCGCACAGCACGGCCCATCCGCGTGGTGGGGCACTGGCTAGGCTCGGGGACATGGCTTCGCTGAGGAAGGGACTGGCGCTGCGGACCGCGCAGCAGCTCGCGCCGAAGGTCACCCGGCTCGCGCCGGGGCTGACGCAGTCCTTCGTCCGTGAGGCGCTGCACCGCGCACTGGTGGGCGTCGGGCCGCTTCCCCCGGCGGCGGAGGCGGCCCGGGTGCAGCTGGACGAGCAGCGGGGCAACGTCGACAAGGCCGTGCGGGAGCTGATCGAGAACCACGTCGCCTACGCCAGCGTGGAGGGCCTCG
This genomic interval from Nocardioides kongjuensis contains the following:
- a CDS encoding amino acid permease; the encoded protein is MSAGHELKAGLSQRQLNMIAIGGVIGAGLFMGSGAVIKATGPASFLTYALAGALVVLIMRMLGEMATANPSTGSFSDYARNALGGWAGFSAGWLYWYFWVVVVGFEAVAGAKIIQYWVPDAPLWLVSLVLMVAMTATNLFSVSSFGEFEFWFASIKVAVIVGFMVIGTLFVLGLLPGSEVSFHNLNDPDTGGFFATGPSAVTAGVVIVIFSMVGAEIATIAAAETPDPRKSVAKATNSVIMRIAVFFIGSIFLLTCILPWNEYDEDTSPYVQALSEIGIPGAADLMNAVALTAVLSCLNSGLYTASRMVFVLAARREAPSGLLVVSRSGVPRNAILASSFIGFLCVIAAAISPETVFLFLLNSSGAIILFVYGLVAVSQFVLRPRTDPSKLLVKMWGYPYLSIVAIVGIVAVLVQMGLNEEVRIQLLLSLLAWAVILVAYFAVRAMGGSTPAGPEDVPTGRARRVLVLANETLSHDELRTALHRVDEDGSAEYYVCVPANPIDTGQALTKGAVYVWDATTEAAQSRLDGLLATLHADGHRAEGALGDYRPLRALDAAVAAFGPDQIVISTLPLAESNWLRYDVVDRAREKYTIPVEHVEAGSALAGS
- a CDS encoding rhodanese-like domain-containing protein; protein product: MIPSIEIDGVPDPLPEGLVVLDVREDDEWAAGHIDGAVHIPLMELPARLGEFVELEAPQTLVVCKGGGRSARAVAYLAQQGYDVVNLVDGMLGWERAGRAMTADGDQPPYVV
- the aat gene encoding leucyl/phenylalanyl-tRNA--protein transferase, whose product is MPVEPESSPWVFPTRAELAALPVLDDPDEYDEDDGDGTHDGSDLVAVGADLAPGTLLAAYRSGLFPMPEGRAVGWWSPAYRGILQLDELKVSRSLRRSARDFEIRVDTAFDEVVAACADPRRPHGWIDARIARAYGDLHRLGWAHSVETWQDGCLVGGLYGVAIGGLFAGESMFHHVTDASKAALVGLVEGLRADDDGAAGNRLVDVQWATRHLVTLGVREVPRASYIAALEGLLEVPPAALWGR
- a CDS encoding universal stress protein, giving the protein MSVLVGLLPDDRFRAPLRLGISMALSSGLPLRLCTIVSGTSSGLNAVDTEYLDTVEKSAAAGLAEMAGLVASEVAVTTEVRRARSVSAGLLEAAADASYLVVGSSPSGVLGRVALGGIGDRLLHGSSIPVGLAPREYAVDSRTRINRLTVAFGGTASADLIAATAVRAAALGAELRIASFNVHPVSLFGSMIETGPQSLVVERWAAAKRVEIDAALQAARSSAATDAEVVVGQGNSWAEALSGVPWRAGDVLVVGSGAGGLAERVFIGSQASKVIRHSPVPVVCVPRQLVPAPS
- a CDS encoding PucR family transcriptional regulator, with translation MAVLTVAEVLRMPVVRQAGPEVLAGAAGLDRPVQWVHSGEPADIASLLRGGDLLLTTGIALPDSDDELRAFATSLSEGDVAGLVIELGRRWRTVPPTLVASCDALGLPLIALVREARFAAVVQAVGERIVDEQLDELREAQRVHDTFTELSIAEAGPSEILDAAQRLAGVAVVLEGEDHRVTDYRSGPDAIGGFLSDWAERSREVRLEGRTTWDRGQGWLVTRLGRRERRWGRLVIASPTEPPQRLIAVAERAAAALALHRLHERDRDSQVRRTHHELLLGLVNDPANAEIHLRCELAGLTVKRRQLVGLTMRPAADGPDPSRPAAPVLDELIAATVHAAHELKLPVLATQSDGRVRALLSLPASADPVKEVDDLATRVGRRHRAVVGAGRPVTGLAEADQTIKESAHVVSSVRAPDPARLVHRLEDVHLRGLLTLMGDDDRLHLFRERELRQLRAYDAQHGSGLVEAVRALVEHPASKSLAAASLHVSRAVFYDRLAKVEKVLGADLNDPDIRVSLHVALLAEELAEELTGPA